A window from Chaetodon trifascialis isolate fChaTrf1 chromosome 5, fChaTrf1.hap1, whole genome shotgun sequence encodes these proteins:
- the rbm22 gene encoding pre-mRNA-splicing factor RBM22, which translates to MATSLGSNTYNRQNWEDADFPILCQTCLGENPYIRMTKEKYGKECKICARPFTVFRWCPGTRMRFKKTEVCQTCSKMKNVCQTCLLDLEYGLPIQVRDTGLSVKDEVPRSDVNKEYYTQNMEREIANSDGTRPVGQLGKAPSSSDMLLKLARTTPYYKRNRPHICSFWVKGECKRGEECPYRHEKPTDPDDPLADQNIKDRYYGINDPVADKLLKRASTMPRLDPPEDKSISTLYIGGLGDTVTDGDLKSHFYQFGEIRTITIVQRQQCAFIQFATRQAAEMAAEKSFNKLIINGRRLTVKWGRSQAARGKEGIKDGVSEMGTRLDPVPGLPGALPPPPALDEEAPANYFNLDPSTSPAVMNIALPPPPGINPPPPGFGPPMFHPMGPMAPPMPPPMSMRPPGQIHYPSQDPQRMGAHAAHGSRHGD; encoded by the exons ATGGCGACGTCCCTGGGATCCAACACCTACAATAGACAGAACTGGGAAGACGCG GATTTTCCCATTCTGTGTCAGACATGTTTAGGAGAAAACCCGTACATCCGTATG ACCAAGGAGAAGTATGGGAAGGAATGCAAG ATCTGTGCTCGACCTTTCACTGTGTTCCGATGGTGTCCAGGGACACGAATGCGTTTCAAGAAGACAGAGGTCTGTCAGACCTGCAGTAAAATGAAGAATGTTTGTCAGACATGTCTGCTGGACCTGGAGTATG GTTTGCCCATCCAGGTCAGAGACACTGGGCTATCAGTTAAAGATGAGGTTCCTAGGTCAGACGTGAACAAAGAGTACTACACACAGAACATGGAGAGAGAG ATAGCCAACTCTGACGGCACACGGCCAGTAGGCCAGCTCGGTAAAGCACCCAGCTCTAGTGATATGTTGCTGAAACTGGCCCGGACCACACCGTACTACAAGAGAAACCGGCCACACATCTGCTCCTTCTGGGTGAAGGGAGAGTgtaagagaggagaggagtgtcCGTACAG GCATGAGAAGCCCACAGACCCTGATGACCCTCTGGCCGATCAGAACATAAAGGACCGTTATTACGGCATCAACGATCCAGTGGCTGACAAACTGCTGAAACGGGCCTCAACTATGCCCCGTCTGGACCCACCGGAGGATAAGTCCATCAGCACCCTCTACATCGGGGGTTTGGGAGATACTGTCACAGATGGAGATCTCAA GAGTCATTTTTACCAGTTTGGTGAGATTCGCACCATTACCATAGTCCAGAGGCAGCAATGTGCCTTCATCCAGTTTGCCACGCGGCAGGCAGCTGAAATGGCAGCTGAGAAGTCCTTCAACAAACTCATCATTAATGGACGGAGGCTCACTGTCAAGTGGGGAAG ATCTCAGGCAGCAAGAGGGAAGGAGGGCATCAAAGATGGTGTCAGTGAGATGGGCACCAGGCTTGATCCTGTACCTGGACTTCCTGGAG ctcttcctcctccaccagcctTAGATGAAGAGGCTCCTGCAAACTACTTCAACCTGGACCCAAGCACCTCTCCTGCTGTCATGAACATCGCTCTGCCTCCGCCTCCCGGTATCAACCCGCCTCCTCCAG GTTTTGGGCCTCCAATGTTTCACCCCATGGGACCCATGGCTCCACCTATGCCCCCTCCAATGAGCATGAGACCTCCTGGTCAAATCCACTACCCGTCCCAGGATCCTCAGCGCATGGGTGCTCATGCCGCACATGGCTCCCGTCATGGCGATTAG